One genomic segment of Theobroma cacao cultivar B97-61/B2 chromosome 6, Criollo_cocoa_genome_V2, whole genome shotgun sequence includes these proteins:
- the LOC18597045 gene encoding cysteine-rich repeat secretory protein 55 isoform X1, with protein sequence MLYFSGPSFIIFLVLMLSISICRADSNVNSGWQCSEADNFTSESSFRINLDNLLSLLTEKGPLHNGYFKTTVGRSSGKIYGLIQCREDVSTENCANCTRESIAVALHDCSKSRKVQVWFTWCFLRYSNEHFFGVWDQSSMARVNDTNFDDASVVSKGLIFMSEVATTAPKQPLMFHTAVLDAGQFGKRYGMAQCTRDISRTDCSKCLDSQLVTFRTTIGNKRGWEVYGSSCSMWYHDYQFYFNISIPKNDGARRLSLHGVATGMTMAVLMLFFVP encoded by the exons ATGCTGTATTTCAGTGGGCCAagtttcattatatttttagttcTAATGTTGTCAATTAGCATATGCCGTGCTGATAGCAATGTGAATTCTGGTTGGCAATGTTCAGAAGCTGATAATTTTACGTCTGAAAGCTCATTCAGGATCAATCTTGACAACCTTCTGAGTTTACTAACTGAAAAAGGGCCTCTGCACAACGGCTACTTTAAAACCACTGTGGGAAGGAGCTCAGGGAAGATTTATGGTCTTATACAATGCAGAGAGGATGTCTCTACAGAAAATTGTGCTAATTGTACAAGGGAATCTATTGCAGTAGCCCTGCATGATTGCTCGAAGAGCAGAAAGGTTCAGGTCTGGTTCACATGGTGCTTTCTTCGCTATTCAAATGAGCATTTCTTTGGTGTTTGGGATCAATCTTCGATGGCAAGAGTCAATGACACCAATTTTGACGATGCATCTGTGGTCTCCAAAGGACTCATCTTCATGAGTGAAGTTGCAACAACAGCACCAAAGCAGCCTTTGATGTTTCACACTGCAGTGTTGGATGCAGGCCAATTTGGGAAGAGGTATGGCATGGCTCAGTGTACTAGGGATATTAGTAGAACTGACTGTAGCAAGTGCTTGGATAGTCAGCTAGTGACATTTAGAACCACAATTGGGAATAAGAGAGGATGGGAGGTTTACGGGTCCAGTTGTAGCATGTGGTACCATGATTACCAGTTCTATTTCAACATTTCCATTCCTAAAAATGATG GTGCTAGGAGATTGTCCTTGCATGGAGTTGCAACTGGCATGACAATGGCAGTCCTAATGCTTTTCTTTGTGCCATAA
- the LOC18597044 gene encoding uncharacterized protein LOC18597044 isoform X2 yields the protein MKIQNLLRWIGLTLPIYIILASQNQSHATQTQPIFDDLTTDSFIKKTLHWKRHLIKFQGNRLKLSAPTVLSGVFCFIASSISSAGGVGGGGLYIPILTIVAGLDLKTASTFSAFMVAGGSTANVIYNLRTTSSKFGGKTLIDYDVALLSEPCMLLGVSVGVVCNLVFPEWLITILFATFLAWSTFKTCRNGIGHWKMESEHQETRNRCEKVENGTCGESGEINDLEEPLVSTEGKAKSRFPWKKLVVLVMVWFSFFVIYLLRGNRYGQGVMPMKPCGVGYWTLSLFQMPLAIAFTAWILKRKEAIACQGKSYLKTLCFCVFSILVKGVNKLIFPFMALLAGGLGGVFGIGGGMLISPLLLHVGVAPEVTAATCSFMVFFSSTMSAFQYLLLGMKQTGTALIFSVICFVASLLGLVVVQKAIRELGRASLIVFSVGIVMALSAILMTSFGALNVWDDYTSGSYMGFKQPC from the exons ATGAAGATTCAGAATTTGCTTAGATGGATTGGTCTCACCCTTCCCATTTACATCATCCTCGCCAGCCAGAACCAATCCCATGCAACACAAACGCAACCCATTTTCGATGATCTCACAACTGACAGTTTCATCAAAAAAACCCTCCATTGGAAACGTCATCTGATAAAATTCCAGGGCAACAGGCTGAAGCTATCAGCCCCCACTGTGCTATCAGGAGTGTTCTGCTTCATAGCTTCCTCCATATCCAGTGCGGGAGGTGTTGGTGGGGGAGGGTTGTATATACCCATTCTGACAATCGTGGCAGGTCTAGACCTCAAAACTGCCTCAACTTTCTCAGCTTTTATGGTGGCAGGAGGGTCAACTGCAAATGTTATATACAATTTGCGTACCACGAGTTCCAAGTTTGGGGGTAAGACTTTGATTGACTATGATGTAGCTCTTTTGTCAGAGCCCTGCATGTTACTAGGAGTAAGTGTTGGAGTAGTTTGCAACCTTGTCTTCCCAGAATGGTTGATCACCATCCTGTTTGCCACTTTTCTTGCTTGGTCTACCTTTAAGACTTGTAGAAACGGGATCGGGCACTGGAAAATGGAATCAGAACATCAGGAAACTAGAAATAGGTGTGAAAAAGTGGAAAATGGAACTTGTGGGGAAAGTGGAGAGATTAATGATCTAGAAGAACCTCTGGTGAGTACGGAAGGAAAAGCAAAATCGAGGTTTCCATGGAAGAAATTGGTCGTCTTAGTTATGGTCTGGTTTTCCTTCTTTGTCATCTATCTCCTTCGTGGCAATCGCTACGGGCAG GGTGTCATGCCAATGAAGCCTTGTGGAGTAGGATATTGGACTCTCTCATTGTTTCAAATGCCTCTTGCCATAGCTTTTACTGCATGGattcttaaaagaaaagaggcCATCGCATGCCAAG GCAAAAGTTATCTAAAAACCCtttgtttttgtgttttttccATACTTGTGAAGGGGGTTAACAAGcttattttcccttttatgGCGCTTTTGGCGGGAGGCTTGGGTGGAGTTTTCGGAATTGGAGGTGGAATGCTTATAAGCCCACTTCTTCTTCATGTTGGGGTAGCCCCTGAG GTAACAGCAGCTACTTGCTCTTTCATGGTTTTCTTCTCGTCTACCATGTCTGCATTCCAGTACTTGTTGCTGGGCATGAAGCAAACCGGCACTGCCCTTATATTCTCCGTCATTTGTTTCGTGGCATCACTTCTTGGATTGGTGGTGGTGCAGAAAGCCATACGAGAGTTGGGAAGGGCATCCCTCATCGTATTCTCAGTTGGTATAGTGATGGCTCTGAGTGCCATTCTGATGACTAGCTTTGGAGCTCTTAATGTTTGGGACGACTACACCTCCGGGAGTTACATGGGATTCAAACAACCTtgttga
- the LOC18597043 gene encoding transcription factor ILR3 has product MMSRQPNGEDLVSSENPSGWIFDDYGLLEDIPVPGGDLPSLDPAAPIWSSQSLPCSTPPLSVEFNESFGNSDSLNETGFRKRARSGSCSASGSKACREKMRRDRLNDRFLELGSILDPGRPLKVDKAVILVDAVRMVTQLRDEAQKLRESNESLQEKINELKAEKNELRDEKQRLKTEKENLEQQVKALGTQPGFLPHPPAIPTPFSTPGQVVGGKLVPFVGYPGVSMWQFLPPASVDTSQDHILRPPVA; this is encoded by the exons ATGATGTCCCGGCAACCGAACGGGGAGGACCTGGTCTCTTCGGAAAATCCCAGCGGGTGGATTTTTGATGATTATGGTTTGTTGGAGGACATTCCTGTCCCTGGTGGTGATCTTCCCTCACTTGACCCGGCAGCCCCAATCTGGTCATCTCAGTCCCTTCCTTGCTCCACTCCTCCTCTCAG TGTTGAATTTAATGAATCGTTTGGGAATTCAGACAGTCTTAACGAAACAGGCTTCCGAAAACG GGCGAGGTCTGGATCATGCAGTGCATCTGGCTCCAAAGCTTGCAGAGAAAAGATGCGAAGGGATAGGCTAAATGACAG GTTCCTGGAATTGGGTTCTATCCTAGATCCTGGAAGGCCTCTCAAAGTGGATAAGGCTGTTATATTGGTTGATGCCGTTCGGATGGTTACTCAATTACGGGATGAAGCCCAAAAACTGAGGGAGTCAAATGAGAGTCTGCAGGAGAAGATCAATGAGCTAAAG GCTGAAAAGAATGAACTTCGTGATGAGAAACAGAGGCTAAAGACTGAAAAAGAGAATCTCGAGCAGCAAGTCAAGGCCTTGGGTACTCAGCCAGGATTCCTACCTCATCCTCCTGCTATTCCAACTCCATTTTCTACTCCAGGCCAAGTTGTTGGTGGCAAGCTGGTGCCCTTCGTTGGCTACCCTGGAGTTTCCATGTGGCAGTTCTTGCCTCCTGCTTCTGTTGATACGTCACAGGATCATATTCTCCGCCCTCCAGTTGCATAA
- the LOC18597045 gene encoding cysteine-rich repeat secretory protein 55 isoform X2 codes for MLYFSGPSFIIFLVLMLSISICRADSNVNSGWQCSEADNFTSESSFRINLDNLLSLLTEKGPLHNGYFKTTVGRSSGKIYGLIQCREDVSTENCANCTRESIAVALHDCSKSRKVQVWFTWCFLRYSNEHFFGVWDQSSMARVNDTNFDDASVVSKGLIFMSEVATTAPKQPLMFHTAVLDAGQFGKRYGMAQCTRDISRTDCSKCLDSQLVTFRTTIGNKRGWEVYGSSCSMWYHDYQFYFNISIPKNDEKFTNTSCT; via the exons ATGCTGTATTTCAGTGGGCCAagtttcattatatttttagttcTAATGTTGTCAATTAGCATATGCCGTGCTGATAGCAATGTGAATTCTGGTTGGCAATGTTCAGAAGCTGATAATTTTACGTCTGAAAGCTCATTCAGGATCAATCTTGACAACCTTCTGAGTTTACTAACTGAAAAAGGGCCTCTGCACAACGGCTACTTTAAAACCACTGTGGGAAGGAGCTCAGGGAAGATTTATGGTCTTATACAATGCAGAGAGGATGTCTCTACAGAAAATTGTGCTAATTGTACAAGGGAATCTATTGCAGTAGCCCTGCATGATTGCTCGAAGAGCAGAAAGGTTCAGGTCTGGTTCACATGGTGCTTTCTTCGCTATTCAAATGAGCATTTCTTTGGTGTTTGGGATCAATCTTCGATGGCAAGAGTCAATGACACCAATTTTGACGATGCATCTGTGGTCTCCAAAGGACTCATCTTCATGAGTGAAGTTGCAACAACAGCACCAAAGCAGCCTTTGATGTTTCACACTGCAGTGTTGGATGCAGGCCAATTTGGGAAGAGGTATGGCATGGCTCAGTGTACTAGGGATATTAGTAGAACTGACTGTAGCAAGTGCTTGGATAGTCAGCTAGTGACATTTAGAACCACAATTGGGAATAAGAGAGGATGGGAGGTTTACGGGTCCAGTTGTAGCATGTGGTACCATGATTACCAGTTCTATTTCAACATTTCCATTCCTAAAAATGATG AAAAGTTCACTAACACCAGCTGTACATAA
- the LOC18597047 gene encoding cysteine-rich receptor-like protein kinase 10, translated as MASCTKTGEGQGETLAMGCSGRLLFYCSVIVSLAALALADESDPYFECRHVEDKGNYTANSTYQANLNGIVSQLSSLTEFNYGFFNLSAGESPDKVNAIALCSGDRTQDECNSCLNHTATVLLQRCPWYKEATAWYEFCLVRYANRDIFGQLENEPRTCAYNERNASNPEQFNNGLSELLNNLSSIAAAGGPLRKYAAGNASAGNLQKVYAAVQCTPDMDEQNCTACLNHGKQEFLNCCYGRIGCRVLRPTCILRYESDPFYNQTLVPLPSSPPSPTPPGPTSPPTPRGGKGNNTTRTVIIVIASVVSFLILIIVSICIFSRRRKPFEKVETADVQITGAESLQFDFATVLDATNNFSDANKLGQGGFGAVYKGQLPNGQKIAVKRLSRGSEQGDLEFKNEVLLVAKLQHRNLVRLLGFCLEGQERLLIYEFVPNRSLDHFIFDPIKRAQLDWETRYKIIAGIARGLLYLHEDSRLRIIHRDLKASNILLDTDMIPKIADFGMARLFGQDESQANTSRIVGTYGYMAPEYVINGQFSVKSDVFSFGVLLLEIISGQKSNRFRYEETEEYLLNFAWRNWREGTALNLIDPTLSDGSRDEMMRCIHIGLLCVQENVAGRPTMASVVFMLNSFSTTLAVPSQPAFALQSNNIESDRSSSLGTNSWPSESNQSKNELLPVSQNEVSITELSPRYYHYCLGPDNDTATAGYKSNLTDVLDSISSKASDHSFYNDSLNGIYSLFLCRGDVSSDVCQDCVSNATQTLTQRCPSDKSAIIWYDQCMLRYSNINIFGLVRLLPGVSMWNTLNKTSPDEGNIGAQVQQRSQCQCMFFLFERLVRPDRELLHREKRMANLTPSCYIRYEMYQFYEQPSAPPPENEEYSEEGTSQVILLRSCQGSKRADLMEAGIHLSDEDHSGELHHINLATIQSATNNFSRGNKLGEGGFGPVYKGKMPNGKEIAVKRLSLKSRQGLEEFKNEVKLIFKLQHKNLVRLLGYCLEENEKLLVYEYMANTSLDAFLFDPEKCKVLDWEKRSNIINGTARGLQYLHEDSRLKIIHRDLKASNVLLDDGMNPKISDFGTARIFGGNQIEANTERVVGTYEYMAPEYALEGLFSNKSDVYSFGILMLEILSGKKNRGFYRQDCGQSLITYAWQLWKDGRGLELIDSNIADGCPIHDVARWIHIALLCVQDDPALRPTMSSVILMLGSRSVNLPQPSSPPYSAARFVTTSDLSSTTQTGTGILTSGQSSTTASS; from the exons ATGGCTTCCTGCACCAAAACTGGTGAAGGGCAAGGAGAGACGCTGGCGATGGGGTGTTCAGGACGTCTACTGTTTTATTGTTCAGTCATCGTATCCCTTGCTGCTCTCGCCCTTGCAGATGAATCTGATCCTTATTTTGAGTGTCGACACGTTGAGGACAAAGGCAACTACACTGCAAACAGCACCTACCAGGCCAACCTCAATGGCATCGTCTCCCAACTTTCCTCTCTTACAGAATTCAATTACGGGTTCTTTAATCTGTCTGCAGGTGAAAGCCCTGACAAGGTCAACGCAATCGCACTATGCTCGGGGGACAGAACCCAAGATGAATGCAACAGTTGCCTTAACCACACCGCAACAGTGCTCCTGCAGCGCTGCCCATGGTACAAGGAGGCCACCGCATGGTATGAGTTTTGCTTGGTGAGGTACGCCAACCGAGACATCTTTGGACAACTGGAAAACGAGCCCCGTACTTGTGCCTACAACGAAAGGAATGCATCGAACCCTGAGCAGTTCAATAATGGATTAAGTGAACTCTTGAATAATCTAAGCAGCATAGCCGCAGCCGGGGGTCCTCTTCGCAAGTATGCAGCTGGTAATGCATCGGCTGGTAACTTGCAAAAGGTATACGCTGCGGTGCAGTGTACTCCTGATATGGACGAGCAAAATTGCACTGCTTGTCTAAATCACGGAAAGCAAGAGTTTTTAAACTGTTGCTACGGAAGGATAGGATGCAGGGTTCTTAGACCTACTTGTATCTTGAGGTATGAGTCTGACCCCTTTTATAATCAGACTTTAGTTCCTCTACCGTCATCGCCACCATCTCCAACACCACCTGGTCCAACTTCTCCTCCGACGCCAAGAGGAG GGAAGGGCAATAACACTACTCGAACTGTCATCATTGTTATTGCATCAGTTGTGAGCTTTCTGATACTAATTATCGTCTCCATATGCATCTTTTCAAGACGAAGAAAGCCATTCGAGAAAGTTGAAA CTGCGGATGTTCAGATTACTGGGGCTGAGTCCTTGCAATTCGACTTTGCAACTGTTCTGGATGCAACTAATAACTTTTCTGATGCAAATAAGCTTGGACAAGGAGGATTTGGAGCTGTTTACAAG GGTCAGCTTCCAAATGGACAAAAGATTGCTGTGAAAAGATTATCTAGGGGTTCTGAACAAGGAGACTTAGAATTTAAGAACGAGGTCCTGTTAGTGGCCAAGCTTCAACACCGCAATTTAGTTAGGCTCCTTGGTTTCTGCTTGGAAGGGCAAGAAAGGCTTCTCATCTATGAGTTTGTGCCTAACCGAAGCCTTGATCATTTCATATTCG ATCCAATCAAGCGTGCACAATTGGATTGGGAAACACGTTACAAAATCATAGCAGGCATTGCGCGTGGACTCCTTTACCTTCATGAAGATTCAAGACTTCGGATAATTCATCGTGAtcttaaagcaagtaatattTTGTTAGATACAGACATGATTCCTAAAATTGCAGATTTTGGGATGGCAAGGTTGTTTGGACAAGATGAATCACAAGCCAATACTAGCAGAATTGTGGGAACCTA TGGATATATGGCTCCAGAGTATGTTATTAATGGGCAATTCTCAGTGAAGTCAGATGTCTTCAGCTTTGGTGTACTACTTTTAGAAATCATCAGTGGTCAAAAAAGTAATCGCTTCCGTTACGAAGAGACTGAGGAGTACCTACTGAACTTT GCATGGAGAAATTGGAGAGAAGGGACAGCATTGAATCTCATCGATCCCACTTTGAGTGATGGTTCCAGAGATGAGATGATGAGATGCATCCACATCGGGCTACTATGTGTTCAAGAAAACGTAGCTGGCAGACCAACCATGGCTTCGGTTGTTTTCATGCTCAATAGCTTCTCCACCACCCTCGCGGTGCCGTCACAACCAGCATTTGCTCTGCAGAGCAACAATATCGAATCCGACAGGTCATCTTCTTTGGGAACTAATTCATGGCCGTCAGAGTCCAACCAATCCAAGAACGAATTACTCCCAGTATCCCAGAACGAGGTTTCGATTACTGAACTATCTCCTAGATA TTATCACTATTGTTTAGGTCCAGATAATGATACTGCCACTGCTGGTTATAAATCTAACCTTACAGATGTCCTGGATTCTATATCCTCTAAAGCTTCCGACCACAGCTTTTATAATGATAGCTTGAATGGAATTTACAGTCTCTTCCTTTGCAGAGGTGATGTTTCTAGCGATGTATGCCAGGATTGTGTAAGCAATGCTACTCAAACACTCACACAAAGATGCCCTTCTGATAAAAGTGCAATCATATGGTATGATCAATGCATGTTACGCTATTCAAATATCAACATTTTTGGCCTGGTACGGCTTCTTCCGGGGGTGTCAATGTGGAATACTCTGAATAAAACTTCACCTGATGAAGGAAATATTGGAGCCCaag TGCAGCAGAGATCTCAATGTCAGTGCATGTTCTTCTTGTTTGAGAGACTTGTTAGACCAGACAGAGAATTGCTGCATAGAGAAAAGAGGATGGCGAATTTAACTCCAAGTTGCTATATAAGGTATGAGATGTACCAGTTCTATGAGCAACCATCAGCTCCACCACCTGAGAATGAAG AATACTCAGAAGAGGGAACAAGTCAAGTGATTTTGTTAAGAAGTTGTCAAGGATCAAAGCGTGCCGATTTGATGGAGGCAGGTATTCATCTATCAGATGAGGATCACAGCGGAGAGCTGCATCACATCAATTTAGCCACCATACAGTCTGCAACAAACAACTTCTCCAGGGGAAATAAGCTTGGAGAAGGTGGTTTTGGCCCAGTTTACAAG GGAAAAATGCCTAACGGGAAGGAGATTGCAGTTAAAAGGCTTTCGTTGAAATCAAGACAGGGTCTTGAAGAGTTCAAGAATGAAGTGAAGTTAATTTTTAAGCTTCAACATAAAAATCTTGTGAGGCTGTTGGGATATTGCTtggaggaaaatgaaaagCTTCTCGTCTACGAGTACATGGCTAACACCAGCTTGGATGCCTTTCTGTTTG ATCCAGAAAAATGCAAGGTACTAGACTGGGAAAAACGCTCAAACATCATTAATGGAACTGCGAGGGGCCTTCAGTATCTGCATGAGGATTCTCGGCTTAAGATAATCCATAGGGATTTGAAAGCAAGCAATGTTTTGCTAGATGATGGTATGAACCCTAAAATATCAGATTTTGGAACAGCAAGAATTTTTGGAGGCAATCAAATCGAAGCCAACACTGAGAGAGTTGTTGGCACATA TGAATACATGGCACCAGAATATGCACTAGAAGGGTTGTTTTCAAACAAGTCTGATGTTTACAGCTTTGGAATCCTAATGCTAGAAATATTAAGTGGTAAAAAGAACAGGGGATTCTACCGCCAGGACTGTGGCCAAAGCCTTATAACATAT GCATGGCAGCTATGGAAAGATGGCAGAGGACTGGAGTTGATAGATTCAAACATTGCTGATGGCTGTCCTATTCACGATGTTGCGAGATGGATACACATTGCATTATTGTGTGTTCAGGATGACCCTGCCCTTAGGCCTACAATGTCATCAGTTATTCTCATGCTTGGGAGCAGATCAGTTAATCTCCCCCAGCCATCATCACCCCCATATTCTGCAGCAAGATTTGTTACAACATCTGATCTATCTTCAACTACTCAGACAGGGACAGGGATTCTAACATCTGGTCAGTCTTCAACCACTGCATCTTCCTAG
- the LOC18597046 gene encoding cysteine-rich repeat secretory protein 38 translates to MTLLYRSKTFLFFLITISGLTSFIICQSPTYSYHYCLGPDNDTATAGYKSNLTDVLDSISSKASDHSFYNDSLNGIYSLFLCRGDVSSDVCQDCVSNATQTLTQRCPSDKSAIIWYDQCMLRYSNINIFGLVRLLPGVSMWNTLNKTSPDEGNIGAQGLIFSLVDHAPYTENMFETKETVVGNGPDRRYGLVQCSRDLNVSACSSCLRDLLDQTENCCIEKRGWRI, encoded by the coding sequence ATGACTCTCCTCTACAGATCCAaaacctttcttttcttcttgatcACAATCTCCGGGCTTACTAGCTTCATCATTTGCCAGTCACCAACATACAGTTATCACTATTGTTTAGGTCCAGATAATGATACTGCCACTGCTGGTTATAAATCTAACCTTACAGATGTCCTGGATTCTATATCCTCTAAAGCTTCCGACCACAGCTTTTATAATGATAGCTTGAATGGAATTTACAGTCTCTTCCTTTGCAGAGGTGATGTTTCTAGCGATGTATGCCAGGATTGTGTAAGCAATGCTACTCAAACACTCACACAAAGATGCCCTTCTGATAAAAGTGCAATCATATGGTATGATCAATGCATGTTACGCTATTCAAATATCAACATTTTTGGCCTGGTACGGCTTCTTCCGGGGGTGTCAATGTGGAATACTCTGAATAAAACTTCACCTGATGAAGGAAATATTGGAGCCCaaggtttgattttttctctAGTTGATCACGCTCCATATACAGAAAATATGTTTGAAACAAAGGAAACGGTAGTGGGAAATGGACCAGACCGTAGGTATGGTCTCGTGCAGTGCAGCAGAGATCTCAATGTCAGTGCATGTTCTTCTTGTTTGAGAGACTTGTTAGACCAGACAGAGAATTGCTGCATAGAGAAAAGAGGATGGCGAATTTAA
- the LOC18597044 gene encoding uncharacterized protein LOC18597044 isoform X1: MKIQNLLRWIGLTLPIYIILASQNQSHATQTQPIFDDLTTDSFIKKTLHWKRHLIKFQGNRLKLSAPTVLSGVFCFIASSISSAGGVGGGGLYIPILTIVAGLDLKTASTFSAFMVAGGSTANVIYNLRTTSSKFGGKTLIDYDVALLSEPCMLLGVSVGVVCNLVFPEWLITILFATFLAWSTFKTCRNGIGHWKMESEHQETRNRCEKVENGTCGESGEINDLEEPLVSTEGKAKSRFPWKKLVVLVMVWFSFFVIYLLRGNRYGQGVMPMKPCGVGYWTLSLFQMPLAIAFTAWILKRKEAIACQGPNKQGVNKLIFPFMALLAGGLGGVFGIGGGMLISPLLLHVGVAPEVTAATCSFMVFFSSTMSAFQYLLLGMKQTGTALIFSVICFVASLLGLVVVQKAIRELGRASLIVFSVGIVMALSAILMTSFGALNVWDDYTSGSYMGFKQPC; this comes from the exons ATGAAGATTCAGAATTTGCTTAGATGGATTGGTCTCACCCTTCCCATTTACATCATCCTCGCCAGCCAGAACCAATCCCATGCAACACAAACGCAACCCATTTTCGATGATCTCACAACTGACAGTTTCATCAAAAAAACCCTCCATTGGAAACGTCATCTGATAAAATTCCAGGGCAACAGGCTGAAGCTATCAGCCCCCACTGTGCTATCAGGAGTGTTCTGCTTCATAGCTTCCTCCATATCCAGTGCGGGAGGTGTTGGTGGGGGAGGGTTGTATATACCCATTCTGACAATCGTGGCAGGTCTAGACCTCAAAACTGCCTCAACTTTCTCAGCTTTTATGGTGGCAGGAGGGTCAACTGCAAATGTTATATACAATTTGCGTACCACGAGTTCCAAGTTTGGGGGTAAGACTTTGATTGACTATGATGTAGCTCTTTTGTCAGAGCCCTGCATGTTACTAGGAGTAAGTGTTGGAGTAGTTTGCAACCTTGTCTTCCCAGAATGGTTGATCACCATCCTGTTTGCCACTTTTCTTGCTTGGTCTACCTTTAAGACTTGTAGAAACGGGATCGGGCACTGGAAAATGGAATCAGAACATCAGGAAACTAGAAATAGGTGTGAAAAAGTGGAAAATGGAACTTGTGGGGAAAGTGGAGAGATTAATGATCTAGAAGAACCTCTGGTGAGTACGGAAGGAAAAGCAAAATCGAGGTTTCCATGGAAGAAATTGGTCGTCTTAGTTATGGTCTGGTTTTCCTTCTTTGTCATCTATCTCCTTCGTGGCAATCGCTACGGGCAG GGTGTCATGCCAATGAAGCCTTGTGGAGTAGGATATTGGACTCTCTCATTGTTTCAAATGCCTCTTGCCATAGCTTTTACTGCATGGattcttaaaagaaaagaggcCATCGCATGCCAAGGTCCAAATAAGCAG GGGGTTAACAAGcttattttcccttttatgGCGCTTTTGGCGGGAGGCTTGGGTGGAGTTTTCGGAATTGGAGGTGGAATGCTTATAAGCCCACTTCTTCTTCATGTTGGGGTAGCCCCTGAG GTAACAGCAGCTACTTGCTCTTTCATGGTTTTCTTCTCGTCTACCATGTCTGCATTCCAGTACTTGTTGCTGGGCATGAAGCAAACCGGCACTGCCCTTATATTCTCCGTCATTTGTTTCGTGGCATCACTTCTTGGATTGGTGGTGGTGCAGAAAGCCATACGAGAGTTGGGAAGGGCATCCCTCATCGTATTCTCAGTTGGTATAGTGATGGCTCTGAGTGCCATTCTGATGACTAGCTTTGGAGCTCTTAATGTTTGGGACGACTACACCTCCGGGAGTTACATGGGATTCAAACAACCTtgttga